A window of Pirellula sp. SH-Sr6A contains these coding sequences:
- a CDS encoding MFS transporter: MSTDGPSATNETEVSISQPDASAKEPEMAGKPNGSILRDRSFWGLAITQFLGAFNDNLYKQLILLIAIPAAGAAVGEDMQGYATALFSLPFVLFSGFAGYLADRYSKSKIIVLCKIAEIVITLLAVVAFLWYSSLGDVGTWTVLFWMGVHSTLFGPSKYGILPELFRDDELPRANGLILMSTFLAIILGVVAAGGLKDLLVVVRPDKSLDFSNLWIGSLVCTGVAMIGTATSFLIRSTPPAQQAAKLSAKDFGISKEMRELLSKDRPLLLSILVSSMFYVIAGVVMPTVNILGKNQLKVALDLNTSILTGGLAIGIILGAVSANLVLRGLRPRSQVFLGTVGMLMSLVAIGAWRPGGQHLLGYWGALLGLIATGMFAAVFIIPIQVFMQKRPPSVLKGRMIGTMNLANFVGVLIAGPLYQIFLAITTAFGWPVSSIFWMLAVLLLPIVWSYRLPAEA, encoded by the coding sequence GTGAGCACCGACGGACCTTCTGCGACCAATGAGACGGAAGTCTCGATCTCCCAACCCGATGCGAGTGCTAAAGAACCGGAAATGGCGGGCAAGCCGAATGGGTCGATACTTCGGGACCGTTCTTTTTGGGGGCTGGCGATCACCCAATTTCTCGGGGCGTTCAATGACAATCTCTATAAGCAGCTTATTCTTTTGATTGCTATACCCGCAGCGGGAGCGGCTGTCGGAGAAGATATGCAGGGGTACGCAACGGCTCTCTTTAGTCTTCCGTTCGTCCTGTTCAGCGGCTTTGCCGGGTATCTTGCCGACCGTTACAGTAAGAGCAAGATCATCGTGCTTTGCAAGATTGCCGAGATCGTCATAACCTTGCTCGCAGTCGTCGCGTTCCTTTGGTATTCCAGTCTCGGAGATGTTGGAACTTGGACAGTCCTCTTCTGGATGGGCGTTCACAGCACTTTGTTTGGGCCGAGCAAATACGGGATATTGCCTGAGCTTTTTCGAGACGACGAGTTGCCGAGAGCCAACGGCCTGATCCTCATGTCGACTTTTCTCGCCATCATTCTCGGGGTCGTCGCCGCAGGTGGACTAAAAGATTTGCTCGTCGTAGTTCGTCCCGATAAGAGCTTGGATTTCAGCAATTTATGGATCGGTTCACTCGTCTGCACCGGAGTGGCAATGATCGGAACCGCCACTTCTTTTCTGATTCGTTCGACGCCACCTGCACAGCAGGCTGCCAAGCTCTCTGCGAAAGACTTTGGCATCAGCAAAGAAATGAGAGAGTTGCTGTCGAAGGATCGGCCACTGTTGCTCTCCATACTCGTTTCGAGCATGTTCTATGTGATCGCCGGAGTCGTGATGCCTACGGTCAATATTCTTGGCAAAAACCAATTGAAGGTGGCTCTCGACCTCAACACCAGCATCCTCACGGGAGGGTTGGCGATTGGCATTATATTGGGCGCGGTGAGTGCGAACTTGGTATTGCGAGGTTTGCGACCAAGGTCTCAGGTTTTCCTGGGTACGGTTGGCATGCTCATGTCGCTCGTTGCTATCGGAGCTTGGCGACCAGGGGGGCAGCACCTGCTTGGGTATTGGGGCGCGTTGCTAGGATTGATTGCGACGGGAATGTTTGCGGCCGTGTTTATCATTCCCATTCAAGTCTTCATGCAGAAGCGCCCTCCCTCGGTATTGAAAGGGAGAATGATCGGAACGATGAATCTCGCGAACTTCGTTGGAGTTCTGATTGCGGGACCGCTCTATCAAATTTTTCTTGCGATCACCACAGCGTTTGGATGGCCCGTCTCCTCCATTTTCTGGATGCTCGCTGTCCTGCTTCTGCCGATCGTTTGGTCGTATCGATTACCGGCAGAAGCTTAG
- a CDS encoding amidohydrolase family protein: MRIDSHQHFWTYDPSQYDWIPQGSNIHRDFGPSDLKPLLDSVKLDGCVAVQARQSLAENDYLCKLAAQHDWIRGVVGWIDLRSEQVDEQAAAFRALPKAVGVRHVVQGETDPEFMARAPFRRGISTLQKHGLVYDILIFEHQLDDAIALVKAFPEQPFVIDHIAKPRIKEKSIRAWSEKMTEISHYANASIKLSGMVTEADHSTWKLSELEPYWEVVLQAFGPDRILFGSDWPVIRLASSYERWIEIVSRWLDRLTPKDREKIWGENATRFYKLDR, translated from the coding sequence ATGAGAATCGACTCGCACCAACACTTTTGGACGTACGATCCTTCCCAATACGATTGGATTCCGCAGGGTTCGAACATTCATCGCGACTTTGGTCCCAGCGACCTCAAGCCCTTGCTCGATTCAGTCAAACTGGATGGATGTGTGGCTGTTCAAGCGCGACAATCGCTCGCTGAAAACGACTATCTATGCAAACTGGCCGCGCAGCACGACTGGATTCGTGGAGTCGTCGGCTGGATCGATCTTCGAAGCGAACAGGTCGATGAACAGGCTGCAGCTTTTCGGGCCCTGCCAAAGGCTGTTGGGGTGCGCCATGTTGTGCAGGGGGAAACCGATCCGGAATTCATGGCACGAGCGCCGTTCCGGCGAGGGATTTCGACACTTCAGAAACATGGACTCGTCTACGACATCCTCATTTTTGAACACCAACTCGACGATGCGATCGCCCTCGTTAAGGCATTTCCAGAACAGCCGTTCGTCATCGACCACATCGCCAAGCCTCGCATCAAGGAAAAGAGTATCCGAGCCTGGAGCGAGAAGATGACCGAGATCTCGCATTACGCGAATGCTTCGATCAAACTTTCGGGGATGGTGACGGAAGCGGATCACTCCACCTGGAAGCTTTCGGAACTCGAACCCTACTGGGAGGTGGTCTTGCAGGCGTTCGGGCCCGATCGCATTCTCTTCGGTTCCGATTGGCCTGTGATCCGGCTTGCCAGTAGCTACGAACGCTGGATCGAGATTGTCTCGCGTTGGCTCGACCGGCTCACCCCGAAGGATCGTGAAAAGATTTGGGGGGAGAACGCAACGCGATTTTACAAACTGGATCGATAG
- a CDS encoding RbsD/FucU family protein, whose amino-acid sequence MLKTSLLHPQILQAISRAGHHAKILIADGNYPASSKKGPNAELVSLQLTPGVPTVAQVLRPLLEILPIDHIHTMGIDPSDEYALKADPVVWAEYRSIMKDLAFKRDLEPIMKWEFYESVMSDDHVLTIQTADQATWANLLLVVGVRTS is encoded by the coding sequence ATGCTCAAAACGTCGCTTCTCCACCCGCAGATCCTTCAAGCTATTTCGCGTGCTGGCCACCACGCAAAGATTCTGATCGCGGACGGCAATTACCCTGCCTCCTCAAAGAAAGGGCCGAATGCGGAACTGGTGTCCTTGCAATTGACACCCGGCGTTCCGACTGTCGCACAGGTGTTGCGCCCCCTGCTTGAGATCCTGCCGATCGACCACATCCATACCATGGGAATCGATCCATCCGATGAATACGCGTTGAAAGCGGATCCAGTCGTATGGGCCGAGTATCGGTCGATCATGAAGGATCTCGCATTCAAACGGGATCTTGAACCGATCATGAAGTGGGAGTTCTACGAATCGGTCATGTCGGATGACCATGTGCTAACGATTCAAACGGCCGATCAAGCGACGTGGGCAAACCTTCTCCTGGTTGTTGGAGTCCGCACGTCATGA
- the coaE gene encoding dephospho-CoA kinase (Dephospho-CoA kinase (CoaE) performs the final step in coenzyme A biosynthesis.), whose product MSQFHSKGARTIVGVIGGIASGKSLVTQLLQKRGATVVNADSVAHEVLDDPKVIDEICAVFGGDVLRTHTVGNGVPPQIDRKKIAALVFGETEIHQGRRESLEAIVQPRIRERLQFLIQDWKAKNTCGILALDIPLLFERKWDQVCDEIWFVDTPRAHRETYAAARGWTAEQLKAREAAQLGIEEKKSRSTCLIINNGSLDDLERQVDAAFHRARFGKRAANGEGRGDVAGRA is encoded by the coding sequence ATGTCACAATTCCATTCCAAAGGTGCGAGGACGATCGTCGGAGTCATTGGTGGAATTGCAAGCGGAAAGAGCTTGGTCACCCAGTTGCTTCAGAAGCGAGGAGCGACGGTCGTCAACGCCGACTCGGTTGCCCACGAAGTGCTGGACGATCCTAAGGTAATCGATGAGATTTGTGCTGTATTCGGTGGAGACGTGCTACGGACCCATACTGTTGGCAACGGAGTTCCCCCGCAAATTGACCGTAAGAAGATCGCAGCACTGGTGTTTGGGGAAACCGAAATTCACCAAGGGCGACGGGAGTCCTTGGAAGCGATCGTTCAGCCTCGCATTCGCGAAAGACTGCAGTTCTTGATACAAGATTGGAAGGCCAAAAACACGTGTGGGATACTCGCTCTGGACATACCTCTCCTTTTTGAACGCAAATGGGACCAGGTTTGCGATGAAATTTGGTTCGTGGACACCCCGCGTGCGCATCGGGAAACGTACGCGGCGGCTCGCGGATGGACCGCAGAGCAATTGAAAGCGCGGGAGGCGGCGCAATTGGGAATCGAGGAAAAGAAGTCGCGATCGACCTGCCTCATCATCAATAACGGGTCGCTCGATGACCTGGAGCGGCAAGTGGATGCTGCCTTCCATCGCGCCAGGTTCGGGAAGCGAGCTGCGAATGGAGAAGGCAGAGGGGACGTTGCTGGTCGGGCTTGA
- the msrA gene encoding peptide-methionine (S)-S-oxide reductase MsrA, giving the protein MLQCKPICRLAPALAAFAILGGMLVAAPIQSSKPSAKSQETPKGETQGEKKLETITVGGGCFWCVEAVFQRVHGVSKVVSGYTGGTKKNPTYKEVCTGLTGHAEVAAITFDPEIVSREQILVIFFKTHDPTTLNRQGADIGTQYRSAVFYTSDEQRDSTEAVIKKINEEKVYNQPIVTEVTPLDVFYPAEDYHQNYFNLNKSNPYCQNVVASKVVKFERLFKEFSVNNKKSKTSKE; this is encoded by the coding sequence ATGTTGCAGTGCAAACCTATTTGTCGACTCGCCCCGGCCTTGGCAGCTTTCGCCATCCTTGGAGGGATGCTCGTCGCAGCGCCGATTCAGTCATCCAAGCCTTCGGCCAAATCGCAAGAAACCCCTAAGGGTGAGACACAAGGAGAGAAGAAATTGGAAACGATTACGGTGGGAGGTGGTTGTTTTTGGTGTGTCGAGGCCGTATTCCAACGTGTTCACGGGGTGAGTAAGGTGGTTTCCGGTTACACAGGGGGCACCAAAAAGAACCCAACCTACAAAGAGGTTTGCACGGGATTGACTGGGCACGCCGAGGTCGCCGCAATTACCTTCGATCCAGAAATCGTGTCGCGCGAGCAGATTCTCGTCATCTTTTTTAAGACTCACGATCCCACGACGTTGAATCGGCAAGGCGCTGACATCGGAACACAGTACCGCTCCGCAGTCTTCTACACCTCGGACGAGCAGCGAGATTCAACCGAAGCGGTAATTAAGAAGATCAACGAAGAGAAGGTCTATAACCAACCGATTGTTACCGAAGTGACCCCATTGGACGTCTTCTACCCTGCCGAAGACTACCACCAGAACTATTTCAATCTCAACAAGAGCAACCCGTATTGCCAAAACGTGGTGGCCAGCAAAGTGGTCAAGTTTGAACGACTGTTCAAAGAATTTTCGGTGAACAATAAGAAGAGCAAGACCAGCAAAGAGTAA
- the serB gene encoding phosphoserine phosphatase SerB: MSTLSDKQTDKLRDDRVDALVLLHFTGEDRPGITSSLTELLATYGCLIIDVNQAVIHQSLLLGVLVRIPASQDSIKVVEEAIKLGGELGLKGKQKPISDTEYDEWVGQQGKSRFILTLLSRAVTAEQFHAVSRMLAEQGLNIDVITRLSGRPPRKTNNQLTRACVEFSIRGEPRDAKVLKASLLELSSQLDLDLAWQRDDAYRRIRRVVAFDMDSTLLRAEVIDELAKEAGVGEEVSRITEAAMRGELDFDESLRRRVQLLKGLSSSVLPKIAERLELTEGAELLISTLRRFGYRTAILSGGFSYFGSYLQKKLSIDHVFANELEIVDGKLTGHVVGTIVNAERKAVLLEQLAKAEEVDRKQLIAIGDGANDLPMLARAGLGIAFHAKPIVRASAEHRVSTMGLDAVLYLLGIRDRDLTAE, from the coding sequence ATGAGTACCCTATCCGATAAACAGACTGACAAGCTGAGGGACGATCGAGTCGACGCGCTCGTCCTGCTGCACTTCACCGGGGAAGATCGCCCGGGTATCACCTCCTCCTTGACAGAACTTCTGGCCACCTACGGCTGCTTGATCATCGATGTCAACCAAGCAGTCATTCACCAATCCCTGTTGCTGGGGGTGTTGGTCAGAATACCGGCCAGCCAAGACAGCATCAAAGTGGTTGAGGAAGCGATCAAGCTGGGTGGCGAACTGGGGCTGAAAGGCAAGCAAAAGCCTATTTCCGATACCGAGTACGACGAGTGGGTTGGTCAACAAGGAAAATCTAGGTTCATCCTGACACTCCTTTCACGTGCGGTCACAGCGGAGCAGTTCCACGCGGTGAGTCGCATGCTGGCCGAGCAAGGTCTCAATATCGACGTCATCACGCGGCTCTCTGGTCGTCCCCCCCGTAAAACCAACAACCAACTTACGCGAGCCTGCGTAGAGTTCTCCATTCGCGGAGAGCCCCGTGATGCGAAAGTGCTGAAGGCCAGTTTGCTGGAGTTGTCGAGTCAATTGGATCTGGATTTGGCTTGGCAACGGGACGATGCCTATCGACGGATTCGCCGCGTTGTTGCCTTTGATATGGACTCGACCCTTTTGCGAGCCGAGGTGATCGATGAATTGGCCAAGGAAGCGGGAGTGGGAGAGGAGGTAAGTCGAATCACGGAGGCTGCCATGCGAGGGGAGCTGGACTTCGACGAATCGCTTCGTCGTCGTGTTCAATTACTGAAAGGGCTCTCTTCGAGCGTCCTCCCGAAGATCGCCGAGCGGCTTGAGTTAACCGAAGGGGCTGAACTCTTGATCTCCACCCTTCGACGCTTCGGATATCGAACCGCTATCCTTTCCGGAGGCTTTTCCTACTTCGGGAGCTACCTTCAGAAGAAGCTGTCGATCGATCACGTATTCGCAAATGAATTGGAAATAGTAGACGGGAAACTGACCGGCCATGTTGTGGGGACCATAGTCAACGCGGAACGCAAAGCGGTCTTGCTGGAGCAGTTGGCCAAAGCAGAGGAGGTCGATCGGAAGCAATTGATTGCGATTGGCGACGGTGCAAACGATTTGCCCATGTTGGCAAGAGCGGGCCTCGGGATCGCGTTTCACGCCAAGCCAATTGTCCGTGCCTCGGCCGAGCATCGTGTTTCCACCATGGGACTCGATGCTGTGTTATACCTATTGGGTATCCGCGATCGCGACCTGACCGCCGAATAA
- a CDS encoding arylsulfatase, translating to MSTFLRLSFRCLAFGLMLVHAGITAVQAAKPLNVVLILADDMGWRDLGCYGQEKIPTPHIDRLASQGIRFTQHYSGAPVCAPARCTLMTGKHLGHAEVRGNKQARLKYPEFSEGQMPLSESSYTLAMHFQKAGYRTGAFGKWGLGPVGSTGSPDRKGFDLFFGYNCQAVAHSYYPSHLWLNQERIALNAKPIPGSAKQPEGEIKAEDWIGEVYAPDRMLAEAEAFLREPSDKPFFLYLPFIEPHVAIHPPKERLDAFPKEWDQQVYRGGNGYLPHPRPRAGYAAMVNDLDRYVGKVMAILEEKGIDDETLVIFTSDNGPTHPQKGDPAFHVGGADIAFFESAGSLRGNKGSVYEGGIRVPMIVRLPGVIPANTTCDAATYFPDWFPTLCEATQLKPPNDVDGESFWDALRKPANAWKRSSPMVWVFPEYTGQVAVRDGDWKLVRQGLATRQPGPWVLYNLSSDPQEQKDVAASRPDLVQQLQKTLLSQTSSNETFPVRLHMTDTATESSAPAVAPKQPIENVVLITLDGLRGEEVFRGADPAYLTKEAGVQNVGYLKESFWRETPEERRRVMMPFLWSQWESDQGWIAGDIERDSVVAVSNGLYFSYPGYNELLTGKPDPKVDSNAKKYNQNTTFLEILNNKPMYRGKVAAFCSWDVFPYIIHDKRSEIPVNAGWMPFTEGDSKAIAALNLVSAQLFREFSGVRYDSLTMGGALEYVRTHQPRVLFVSLGETDDWAHAGRYDRYLTAAQQNDALIRTLWETCQSIPQYQGKTVFLFTSDHGRGLVRDEWKSHGKSQVGSERVWFGAIGPGLPVHGIDSGNQYVLAQTAATAAAFLGIDLQKESPGVAAPLPISPK from the coding sequence ATGAGCACCTTCCTCCGCCTTTCGTTTCGTTGCCTAGCATTTGGCCTCATGCTGGTTCATGCAGGAATCACTGCGGTCCAAGCCGCAAAACCGCTAAACGTTGTCTTGATCCTCGCTGACGATATGGGATGGAGGGATCTTGGCTGTTATGGGCAAGAAAAGATCCCAACTCCCCACATAGACCGCTTGGCCTCGCAAGGCATCCGGTTCACCCAGCACTACAGCGGTGCTCCCGTCTGTGCTCCTGCGCGTTGCACGTTGATGACAGGAAAACATCTTGGGCATGCCGAGGTTCGAGGCAACAAACAAGCTCGCTTGAAGTATCCGGAGTTCAGCGAAGGCCAAATGCCTCTCTCGGAATCTTCCTATACCCTGGCTATGCACTTTCAAAAGGCAGGCTATCGAACCGGCGCGTTTGGCAAATGGGGGTTAGGTCCTGTCGGAAGCACCGGCTCTCCCGATCGAAAGGGCTTTGATCTCTTTTTTGGTTACAACTGTCAGGCCGTCGCCCACAGCTATTACCCTTCGCACCTGTGGCTGAACCAAGAGCGTATTGCGTTGAATGCCAAACCCATACCGGGAAGCGCCAAACAACCTGAGGGCGAGATCAAGGCAGAAGACTGGATCGGTGAAGTCTACGCACCAGACCGCATGCTCGCGGAAGCGGAAGCCTTTCTTCGCGAGCCAAGCGACAAGCCCTTTTTTCTCTATCTGCCATTCATTGAACCCCACGTCGCGATCCATCCCCCCAAAGAGCGGCTCGATGCCTTTCCCAAGGAATGGGACCAGCAAGTCTATCGAGGCGGAAACGGATACCTTCCCCACCCCAGGCCCAGGGCTGGCTACGCGGCCATGGTGAACGATCTGGATCGCTACGTCGGAAAGGTAATGGCCATCCTGGAAGAGAAAGGGATCGACGACGAGACATTGGTCATCTTCACGAGCGACAACGGACCAACGCATCCTCAGAAAGGCGATCCTGCCTTTCACGTTGGGGGGGCTGACATCGCGTTCTTTGAGAGCGCTGGTTCGCTGCGCGGTAACAAGGGGAGTGTGTACGAAGGTGGGATTCGAGTCCCGATGATCGTGCGGCTTCCTGGTGTGATCCCCGCCAACACAACATGCGATGCCGCCACCTACTTCCCCGACTGGTTCCCCACACTTTGCGAAGCCACTCAACTAAAGCCCCCCAACGATGTGGATGGTGAAAGTTTTTGGGACGCTCTGAGGAAACCAGCAAACGCATGGAAACGATCTTCCCCGATGGTTTGGGTTTTTCCGGAATACACAGGGCAAGTTGCAGTGAGGGACGGCGATTGGAAACTGGTAAGGCAGGGGCTCGCGACTCGCCAACCCGGTCCTTGGGTACTCTATAACCTTTCATCGGATCCCCAGGAGCAAAAGGACGTCGCTGCGAGCCGTCCGGATCTGGTCCAGCAACTCCAAAAGACACTACTAAGCCAGACATCATCGAACGAAACATTTCCTGTTCGCTTGCACATGACGGACACCGCGACCGAGTCCAGCGCCCCTGCGGTGGCCCCCAAGCAGCCCATCGAAAATGTGGTGCTGATCACGCTCGATGGACTTCGGGGCGAAGAAGTGTTCCGCGGCGCAGACCCCGCGTACTTGACCAAGGAAGCGGGCGTCCAAAACGTCGGCTATTTGAAGGAGTCGTTTTGGCGAGAGACTCCAGAAGAACGTCGTCGGGTGATGATGCCATTTCTTTGGAGTCAATGGGAGTCCGACCAAGGTTGGATTGCCGGTGATATCGAACGGGATTCGGTGGTCGCCGTCTCGAATGGACTTTATTTCTCTTACCCGGGATACAACGAGCTGCTCACAGGCAAACCAGATCCCAAAGTCGACAGCAATGCCAAGAAGTACAATCAGAATACGACGTTTCTAGAGATCCTGAATAACAAACCGATGTACCGAGGCAAAGTAGCTGCCTTCTGCTCCTGGGATGTATTTCCTTACATCATTCATGACAAACGTAGCGAAATACCAGTCAACGCCGGCTGGATGCCCTTTACAGAAGGAGACTCGAAGGCAATTGCCGCGTTGAATTTGGTCTCCGCCCAATTGTTTCGCGAGTTCAGTGGGGTTCGCTACGATTCGCTCACGATGGGCGGCGCACTGGAATACGTCCGAACTCACCAACCGCGGGTCTTGTTCGTTTCGCTCGGAGAGACCGACGACTGGGCGCACGCTGGTCGATACGACCGTTACTTGACCGCCGCGCAGCAAAACGACGCGCTCATTCGAACCTTATGGGAAACCTGTCAGTCGATCCCGCAATACCAAGGCAAAACGGTATTCCTTTTCACGAGCGATCACGGACGAGGATTGGTTCGAGATGAATGGAAGAGTCACGGTAAATCGCAAGTGGGTTCGGAACGGGTTTGGTTTGGAGCGATTGGACCTGGACTGCCCGTGCATGGGATTGATTCTGGAAACCAATACGTGCTAGCCCAAACCGCTGCCACGGCGGCAGCCTTTCTCGGCATCGATTTGCAAAAAGAAAGTCCGGGAGTCGCCGCCCCGCTTCCTATTAGCCCGAAATAA